From the genome of Spinacia oleracea cultivar Varoflay chromosome 2, BTI_SOV_V1, whole genome shotgun sequence, one region includes:
- the LOC110791995 gene encoding uncharacterized protein isoform X8 yields the protein MTFGKEAPPLPKYERIALKHVPTTVRRRYDRDLDNNLLNATKGGVEDAKFTSIVDANAEEKIEYNGFAKFDNDQENSKSKSGAAEEVTFASIMDDDVEDKIEYNGHAKFDNDSGLLSEDDASKDEDGAEDDNTASVSYLNDFVDDEEEDKSHAQLKNEHDTQNYTYEFGYNDFGKNTSFPLEDGKRRGDDTAQDKHASVSDVGEFVDDQSYAHFNDERNTQNYTYAFGYSDFGQSASMHSEDSKRESERVVDVNLDATFEERTLHIVEDKRIEENRGNDVDNADDYVDDSFKDVAEDNNHRNCDNKQDIKVEEIKIEENETKDENVASDYMDDSVQEVKENDHENFVGKLDMPVEDRKREDDQTKDVNVVNDNVDDIVKGKDEDNGYVKSYKKQDSKSECGGTNDPNVSSECVDDSIESEVEDKEHGNCDDKEDIQLEETKFKSHGNSDANVASNCVDDTIEGEFEDKPHEHFDDIQDIQPEDNKSEGDVTNDANTTSNCVNDIIEDELKDKDYENFDDIQDIQQSKNKSEDDGTSNTSVVSNFMNGSIEGEVEDKEHINFVDIQDIHPEEIKNDGDETNDANVARVFVDDSNEGEFDDKEHENSDDVKDIQLEEKKIEGLETSDATVASECVDDSNECIIKDKEHEKFIDIQDMQQEDNKSDGGGNSDTNVASNCVGDSIEDEVEDKQHENSNDKDDIQLKDNKSEGGGTSDTNVVSDFVDDSIEGEVKDKEHVNSVDIQDIQQEDNKDDCNETSDINVARDFVDDSIEGKVEDKDYENSNDIQDIQQENNKSEGHVTSDANIVNDCVDDGTKGEIEDMDHENFIDIQDIQLEDNKSDDDETSDTNVASDCVDDNIEREIEDKKHGNSEDIQDIQLEDNKSDGGEATDENVASDYVIGSIEVEDIQDIQVEDNKSEGHESSGVNVSSDCVDDILEGEVEDKDHEFFSDVQDTQVEEDKNEGDDTKDAYIASYPVDNSVKVDVLDTEHENSDDIQDFCPKAFKKTLEQNGYDLYCPDCKDYAIDTIMFRKREDEGQQTTCYSFLRKISCSLHLVVVHYFTRLVKA from the exons GATACGATCGAGATCTTGATAACAACCTCCTCAATGCAACGAAAG GCGGAGTTGAAGATGCAAAATTTACAAGCATTGTGGATGCTAATGCTGAAGAAAAAATCGAGTACAATGGATTTGCAAAATTTGATAATGATCAAG AAAATTCTAAAAGTAAAAGTGGAGCAGCGGAGGAAGTAACTTTCGCTAGCATTATGGATGATGATGTCGAAGATAAAATTGAGTACAATGGACATGCAAAATTTGACAATGATTCAG GCTTGTTATCGGAAGATGATGCAAGTAAAGATGAAGATGGAGCTGAAGATGACAACACTGCTAGTGTTAGTTACCTGAATGATTTTgttgatgatgaagaagaggatAAATCGCATGCGCAATTAAAGAATGAACATGACACACAAAATTATACATATGAATTTGGATACAATGATTTCGGAAAAAATACAA GTTTTCCATTAGAAGACGGTAAAAGAAGAGGTGATGATACAGCTCAAGATAAGCATGCTAGTGTTAGTGATGTGGGTGAGTTTGTTGATGATCAATCATATGCACATTTCAACGATGAACGCAATACACAAAATTACACATATGCGTTTGGATATAGTGATTTTGGACAAAGTGCGA GTATGCATTCAGAAGATAGCAAAAGAGAAAGTGAAAGAGTCGTAGATGTTAATCTGGATGCTACTTTCGAAGAAAGAACTCTACATATAGTAGAAGATAAAAGAATTGAAGAGAATAGAGGCAACGATGTAGATAACGCCGATGATTACGTGGATGATAGTTTCAAGGACGTAGCTGAGGACAACAATCACAGAAATTGTGACAATAAACAAG ATATAAAAGTGGAAGAAATCAAGATCGAAGAAAATGAAACTAAAGATGAAAATGTTGCAAGTGATTATATGGATGATAGTGTCCAAGAAGTCAAGGAAAATGATCATGAAAACTTTGTCGGTAAACTAG atATGCCAGTGGAAGACAGAAAAAGAGAAGATGATCAAACTAAAGATGTAAATGTTGTTAATGATAATGTGGATGATATTGTCAAAGGCAAAGACGAGGACAATGGTTATGTAAAATCTTACAAAAAACAAG ACAGCAAAAGCGAATGTGGTGGAACTAATGATCCAAATGTTTCTAGCGAATGCGTGGATGATAGTATCGAAAGTGAAGTCGAGGACAAGGAGCATGGAAACTGTGATGATAAAGAAG ATATCCAACTAGAAGAAACCAAATTTAAAAGTCATGGAAATAGTGATGCAAATGTTGCCAGTAATTGTGTGGATGATACTATCGAAGGTGAATTCGAGGACAAACCGCATGAACACTTTGACGATATACAAG ATATCCAACCAGAAGACAACAAAAGTGAAGGTGATGTAACGAATGATGCAAATACTACTAGCAATTGTGTGAATGATATTATCGAAGATGAACTCAAAGACAAGGACTATGAAAACTTTGATGATATACAAG ATATCCAACAAAGTAAAAACAAAAGCGAAGATGATGGAACTAGTAATACAAGTGTTGTTAGCAATTTTATGAATGGTAGTATTGAAGGTGAAGTCGAGGACAAGGAGCACATAAACTTCGTAGATATACAAG ATATCCATCCAGAAGAAATAAAGAACGATGGTGATGAAACTAATGACGCAAATGTTGCTAGAGTTTTTGTGGATGATAGCAATGAAGGTGAATTCGATGACAAGGAACATGAAAACTCCGACGATGTAAAGG ATATCCAACTAGAAGAGAAAAAAATTGAAGGTCTTGAAACTAGTGATGCAACTGTTGCCAGCGAATGTGTGGATGATAGTAATGAATGCATAATCAAGGACAAGGAGCATGAAAAGTTTATAGATATACAAG ATATGCAACAAGAAGACAACAAAAGTGATGGTGGTGGAAATAGTGATACAAATGTTGCTAGCAATTGTGTGGGTGATAGTATCGAAGACGAAGTCGAGGACAAGCAACATGAAAACTCCAATGATAAAGATG ATATCCAACTAAAAGACAACAAAAGCGAAGGTGGTGGAACAAGTGATACAAATGTTGTTAGCGATTTTGTGGATGATAGTATTGAAGGTGAAGTCAAGGACAAAGAGCATGTAAACTCCGTAGATATACAAG ATATCCAACAAGAAGACAACAAAGACGACTGTAATGAAACAAGTGACATAAATGTAGCTAGAGATTTTGTGGATGATAGCATCGAAGGAAAAGTCGAGGATAAGGATTATGAAAACTCCAACGATATACAAG ATATCCAACAAGAAAACAATAAAAGCGAAGGACATGTAACTAGTGACGCAAATATTGTCAACGATTGTGTGGATGATGGTACTAAAGGTGAAATAGAGGACATGGATCATGAAAACTTTATAGATATACAAG ATATCCAATTAGAAGACAACAAAAGCGACGATGATGAAACTAGTGATACTAATGTTGCTAGCGATTGTGTGGATGATAACATCGAACGCGAAATCGAGGACAAGAAGCATGGAAACTCCGAAGATATACAAG ACATCCAACTAGAAGACAACAAAAGCGATGGTGGTGAAGCTACTGATGAAAATGTTGCTAGCGATTATGTAATTGGTAGTATTGAAGTTGAAGATATACAAG ATATTCAAGTAGAAGACAATAAAAGCGAAGGGCATGAAAGTAGTGGGGTAAATGTTTCTAGCGATTGTGTGGATGATATACTTGAAGGTGAAGTTGAGGATAAAGATCATGAATTCTTTTCTGATGTACAAG ATACACAAGTGGAAGAAGACAAAAATGAAGGCGATGATACTAAAGATGCATATATTGCTAGCTATCCTGTGGATAATAGTGTTAAAGTTGATGTTTTGGACACTGAACATGAGAACTCTGATGATATACAAG ATTTTTGCCCAAAAGCATTCAAGAAAACTTTGGAACAAAATGGTTATGATTTATATTGTCCTGATTGCAAGGATTATGCCATCGATACAATCATGTTTAGAAAAAGAGAAGATGAAGGCCAACAAACAACATGCTATTCCTTTCTACGTAAGATTTCATG TTCGTTGCATTTGGTGGTAGTTCACTACTTCACTAGACTTGTAAAGgcttaa
- the LOC110791995 gene encoding uncharacterized protein isoform X6, which produces MTFGKEAPPLPKYERIALKHVPTTVRRRYDRDLDNNLLNATKGGVEDAKFTSIVDANAEEKIEYNGFAKFDNDQGFQSEDNERDYNNGAKDVNPDGLSDVKFFVDDKVEDKSYAHFDNEHETQTYTYEFGYSDFGKNAKNSKSKSGAAEEVTFASIMDDDVEDKIEYNGHAKFDNDSGLLSEDDASKDEDGAEDDNTASVSYLNDFVDDEEEDKSHAQLKNEHDTQNYTYEFGYNDFGKNTSFPLEDGKRRGDDTAQDKHASVSDVGEFVDDQSYAHFNDERNTQNYTYAFGYSDFGQSASMHSEDSKRESERVVDVNLDATFEERTLHIVEDKRIEENRGNDVDNADDYVDDSFKDVAEDNNHRNCDNKQDIKVEEIKIEENETKDENVASDYMDDSVQEVKENDHENFVGKLDMPVEDRKREDDQTKDVNVVNDNVDDIVKGKDEDNGYVKSYKKQDSKSECGGTNDPNVSSECVDDSIESEVEDKEHGNCDDKEDIQLEETKFKSHGNSDANVASNCVDDTIEGEFEDKPHEHFDDIQDIQQSKNKSEDDGTSNTSVVSNFMNGSIEGEVEDKEHINFVDIQDIHPEEIKNDGDETNDANVARVFVDDSNEGEFDDKEHENSDDVKDIQLEEKKIEGLETSDATVASECVDDSNECIIKDKEHEKFIDIQDMQQEDNKSDGGGNSDTNVASNCVGDSIEDEVEDKQHENSNDKDDIQLKDNKSEGGGTSDTNVVSDFVDDSIEGEVKDKEHVNSVDIQDIQQEDNKDDCNETSDINVARDFVDDSIEGKVEDKDYENSNDIQDIQQENNKSEGHVTSDANIVNDCVDDGTKGEIEDMDHENFIDIQDIQLEDNKSDDDETSDTNVASDCVDDNIEREIEDKKHGNSEDIQDIQLEDNKSDGGEATDENVASDYVIGSIEVEDIQDIQVEDNKSEGHESSGVNVSSDCVDDILEGEVEDKDHEFFSDVQDTQVEEDKNEGDDTKDAYIASYPVDNSVKVDVLDTEHENSDDIQDFCPKAFKKTLEQNGYDLYCPDCKDYAIDTIMFRKREDEGQQTTCYSFLRKISCSLHLVVVHYFTRLVKA; this is translated from the exons GATACGATCGAGATCTTGATAACAACCTCCTCAATGCAACGAAAG GCGGAGTTGAAGATGCAAAATTTACAAGCATTGTGGATGCTAATGCTGAAGAAAAAATCGAGTACAATGGATTTGCAAAATTTGATAATGATCAAG GCTTCCAATCAGAAGACAATGAAAGAGACTATAATAATGGTGCGAAAGATGTCAATCCTGATGGTCTCAGTGATGTGAAATTTTTCGTTGATGATAAAGTTGAGGATAAATCTTATGCACATTTCGACAATGAACACGAAACACAAACTTATACATATGAATTTGGATATAGTGATTTTGGAAAAAATGCAA AAAATTCTAAAAGTAAAAGTGGAGCAGCGGAGGAAGTAACTTTCGCTAGCATTATGGATGATGATGTCGAAGATAAAATTGAGTACAATGGACATGCAAAATTTGACAATGATTCAG GCTTGTTATCGGAAGATGATGCAAGTAAAGATGAAGATGGAGCTGAAGATGACAACACTGCTAGTGTTAGTTACCTGAATGATTTTgttgatgatgaagaagaggatAAATCGCATGCGCAATTAAAGAATGAACATGACACACAAAATTATACATATGAATTTGGATACAATGATTTCGGAAAAAATACAA GTTTTCCATTAGAAGACGGTAAAAGAAGAGGTGATGATACAGCTCAAGATAAGCATGCTAGTGTTAGTGATGTGGGTGAGTTTGTTGATGATCAATCATATGCACATTTCAACGATGAACGCAATACACAAAATTACACATATGCGTTTGGATATAGTGATTTTGGACAAAGTGCGA GTATGCATTCAGAAGATAGCAAAAGAGAAAGTGAAAGAGTCGTAGATGTTAATCTGGATGCTACTTTCGAAGAAAGAACTCTACATATAGTAGAAGATAAAAGAATTGAAGAGAATAGAGGCAACGATGTAGATAACGCCGATGATTACGTGGATGATAGTTTCAAGGACGTAGCTGAGGACAACAATCACAGAAATTGTGACAATAAACAAG ATATAAAAGTGGAAGAAATCAAGATCGAAGAAAATGAAACTAAAGATGAAAATGTTGCAAGTGATTATATGGATGATAGTGTCCAAGAAGTCAAGGAAAATGATCATGAAAACTTTGTCGGTAAACTAG atATGCCAGTGGAAGACAGAAAAAGAGAAGATGATCAAACTAAAGATGTAAATGTTGTTAATGATAATGTGGATGATATTGTCAAAGGCAAAGACGAGGACAATGGTTATGTAAAATCTTACAAAAAACAAG ACAGCAAAAGCGAATGTGGTGGAACTAATGATCCAAATGTTTCTAGCGAATGCGTGGATGATAGTATCGAAAGTGAAGTCGAGGACAAGGAGCATGGAAACTGTGATGATAAAGAAG ATATCCAACTAGAAGAAACCAAATTTAAAAGTCATGGAAATAGTGATGCAAATGTTGCCAGTAATTGTGTGGATGATACTATCGAAGGTGAATTCGAGGACAAACCGCATGAACACTTTGACGATATACAAG ATATCCAACAAAGTAAAAACAAAAGCGAAGATGATGGAACTAGTAATACAAGTGTTGTTAGCAATTTTATGAATGGTAGTATTGAAGGTGAAGTCGAGGACAAGGAGCACATAAACTTCGTAGATATACAAG ATATCCATCCAGAAGAAATAAAGAACGATGGTGATGAAACTAATGACGCAAATGTTGCTAGAGTTTTTGTGGATGATAGCAATGAAGGTGAATTCGATGACAAGGAACATGAAAACTCCGACGATGTAAAGG ATATCCAACTAGAAGAGAAAAAAATTGAAGGTCTTGAAACTAGTGATGCAACTGTTGCCAGCGAATGTGTGGATGATAGTAATGAATGCATAATCAAGGACAAGGAGCATGAAAAGTTTATAGATATACAAG ATATGCAACAAGAAGACAACAAAAGTGATGGTGGTGGAAATAGTGATACAAATGTTGCTAGCAATTGTGTGGGTGATAGTATCGAAGACGAAGTCGAGGACAAGCAACATGAAAACTCCAATGATAAAGATG ATATCCAACTAAAAGACAACAAAAGCGAAGGTGGTGGAACAAGTGATACAAATGTTGTTAGCGATTTTGTGGATGATAGTATTGAAGGTGAAGTCAAGGACAAAGAGCATGTAAACTCCGTAGATATACAAG ATATCCAACAAGAAGACAACAAAGACGACTGTAATGAAACAAGTGACATAAATGTAGCTAGAGATTTTGTGGATGATAGCATCGAAGGAAAAGTCGAGGATAAGGATTATGAAAACTCCAACGATATACAAG ATATCCAACAAGAAAACAATAAAAGCGAAGGACATGTAACTAGTGACGCAAATATTGTCAACGATTGTGTGGATGATGGTACTAAAGGTGAAATAGAGGACATGGATCATGAAAACTTTATAGATATACAAG ATATCCAATTAGAAGACAACAAAAGCGACGATGATGAAACTAGTGATACTAATGTTGCTAGCGATTGTGTGGATGATAACATCGAACGCGAAATCGAGGACAAGAAGCATGGAAACTCCGAAGATATACAAG ACATCCAACTAGAAGACAACAAAAGCGATGGTGGTGAAGCTACTGATGAAAATGTTGCTAGCGATTATGTAATTGGTAGTATTGAAGTTGAAGATATACAAG ATATTCAAGTAGAAGACAATAAAAGCGAAGGGCATGAAAGTAGTGGGGTAAATGTTTCTAGCGATTGTGTGGATGATATACTTGAAGGTGAAGTTGAGGATAAAGATCATGAATTCTTTTCTGATGTACAAG ATACACAAGTGGAAGAAGACAAAAATGAAGGCGATGATACTAAAGATGCATATATTGCTAGCTATCCTGTGGATAATAGTGTTAAAGTTGATGTTTTGGACACTGAACATGAGAACTCTGATGATATACAAG ATTTTTGCCCAAAAGCATTCAAGAAAACTTTGGAACAAAATGGTTATGATTTATATTGTCCTGATTGCAAGGATTATGCCATCGATACAATCATGTTTAGAAAAAGAGAAGATGAAGGCCAACAAACAACATGCTATTCCTTTCTACGTAAGATTTCATG TTCGTTGCATTTGGTGGTAGTTCACTACTTCACTAGACTTGTAAAGgcttaa
- the LOC110791995 gene encoding uncharacterized protein isoform X1 — MTFGKEAPPLPKYERIALKHVPTTVRRRYDRDLDNNLLNATKGGVEDAKFTSIVDANAEEKIEYNGFAKFDNDQGFQSEDNERDYNNGAKDVNPDGLSDVKFFVDDKVEDKSYAHFDNEHETQTYTYEFGYSDFGKNAKNSKSKSGAAEEVTFASIMDDDVEDKIEYNGHAKFDNDSGLLSEDDASKDEDGAEDDNTASVSYLNDFVDDEEEDKSHAQLKNEHDTQNYTYEFGYNDFGKNTSFPLEDGKRRGDDTAQDKHASVSDVGEFVDDQSYAHFNDERNTQNYTYAFGYSDFGQSASMHSEDSKRESERVVDVNLDATFEERTLHIVEDKRIEENRGNDVDNADDYVDDSFKDVAEDNNHRNCDNKQDIKVEEIKIEENETKDENVASDYMDDSVQEVKENDHENFVGKLDMPVEDRKREDDQTKDVNVVNDNVDDIVKGKDEDNGYVKSYKKQDSKSECGGTNDPNVSSECVDDSIESEVEDKEHGNCDDKEDIQLEETKFKSHGNSDANVASNCVDDTIEGEFEDKPHEHFDDIQDIQPEDNKSEGDVTNDANTTSNCVNDIIEDELKDKDYENFDDIQDIQQSKNKSEDDGTSNTSVVSNFMNGSIEGEVEDKEHINFVDIQDIHPEEIKNDGDETNDANVARVFVDDSNEGEFDDKEHENSDDVKDIQLEEKKIEGLETSDATVASECVDDSNECIIKDKEHEKFIDIQDMQQEDNKSDGGGNSDTNVASNCVGDSIEDEVEDKQHENSNDKDDIQLKDNKSEGGGTSDTNVVSDFVDDSIEGEVKDKEHVNSVDIQDIQQEDNKDDCNETSDINVARDFVDDSIEGKVEDKDYENSNDIQDIQQENNKSEGHVTSDANIVNDCVDDGTKGEIEDMDHENFIDIQDIQLEDNKSDDDETSDTNVASDCVDDNIEREIEDKKHGNSEDIQDIQLEDNKSDGGEATDENVASDYVIGSIEVEDIQDIQVEDNKSEGHESSGVNVSSDCVDDILEGEVEDKDHEFFSDVQDTQVEEDKNEGDDTKDAYIASYPVDNSVKVDVLDTEHENSDDIQDFCPKAFKKTLEQNGYDLYCPDCKDYAIDTIMFRKREDEGQQTTCYSFLRKISCSLHLVVVHYFTRLVKA; from the exons GATACGATCGAGATCTTGATAACAACCTCCTCAATGCAACGAAAG GCGGAGTTGAAGATGCAAAATTTACAAGCATTGTGGATGCTAATGCTGAAGAAAAAATCGAGTACAATGGATTTGCAAAATTTGATAATGATCAAG GCTTCCAATCAGAAGACAATGAAAGAGACTATAATAATGGTGCGAAAGATGTCAATCCTGATGGTCTCAGTGATGTGAAATTTTTCGTTGATGATAAAGTTGAGGATAAATCTTATGCACATTTCGACAATGAACACGAAACACAAACTTATACATATGAATTTGGATATAGTGATTTTGGAAAAAATGCAA AAAATTCTAAAAGTAAAAGTGGAGCAGCGGAGGAAGTAACTTTCGCTAGCATTATGGATGATGATGTCGAAGATAAAATTGAGTACAATGGACATGCAAAATTTGACAATGATTCAG GCTTGTTATCGGAAGATGATGCAAGTAAAGATGAAGATGGAGCTGAAGATGACAACACTGCTAGTGTTAGTTACCTGAATGATTTTgttgatgatgaagaagaggatAAATCGCATGCGCAATTAAAGAATGAACATGACACACAAAATTATACATATGAATTTGGATACAATGATTTCGGAAAAAATACAA GTTTTCCATTAGAAGACGGTAAAAGAAGAGGTGATGATACAGCTCAAGATAAGCATGCTAGTGTTAGTGATGTGGGTGAGTTTGTTGATGATCAATCATATGCACATTTCAACGATGAACGCAATACACAAAATTACACATATGCGTTTGGATATAGTGATTTTGGACAAAGTGCGA GTATGCATTCAGAAGATAGCAAAAGAGAAAGTGAAAGAGTCGTAGATGTTAATCTGGATGCTACTTTCGAAGAAAGAACTCTACATATAGTAGAAGATAAAAGAATTGAAGAGAATAGAGGCAACGATGTAGATAACGCCGATGATTACGTGGATGATAGTTTCAAGGACGTAGCTGAGGACAACAATCACAGAAATTGTGACAATAAACAAG ATATAAAAGTGGAAGAAATCAAGATCGAAGAAAATGAAACTAAAGATGAAAATGTTGCAAGTGATTATATGGATGATAGTGTCCAAGAAGTCAAGGAAAATGATCATGAAAACTTTGTCGGTAAACTAG atATGCCAGTGGAAGACAGAAAAAGAGAAGATGATCAAACTAAAGATGTAAATGTTGTTAATGATAATGTGGATGATATTGTCAAAGGCAAAGACGAGGACAATGGTTATGTAAAATCTTACAAAAAACAAG ACAGCAAAAGCGAATGTGGTGGAACTAATGATCCAAATGTTTCTAGCGAATGCGTGGATGATAGTATCGAAAGTGAAGTCGAGGACAAGGAGCATGGAAACTGTGATGATAAAGAAG ATATCCAACTAGAAGAAACCAAATTTAAAAGTCATGGAAATAGTGATGCAAATGTTGCCAGTAATTGTGTGGATGATACTATCGAAGGTGAATTCGAGGACAAACCGCATGAACACTTTGACGATATACAAG ATATCCAACCAGAAGACAACAAAAGTGAAGGTGATGTAACGAATGATGCAAATACTACTAGCAATTGTGTGAATGATATTATCGAAGATGAACTCAAAGACAAGGACTATGAAAACTTTGATGATATACAAG ATATCCAACAAAGTAAAAACAAAAGCGAAGATGATGGAACTAGTAATACAAGTGTTGTTAGCAATTTTATGAATGGTAGTATTGAAGGTGAAGTCGAGGACAAGGAGCACATAAACTTCGTAGATATACAAG ATATCCATCCAGAAGAAATAAAGAACGATGGTGATGAAACTAATGACGCAAATGTTGCTAGAGTTTTTGTGGATGATAGCAATGAAGGTGAATTCGATGACAAGGAACATGAAAACTCCGACGATGTAAAGG ATATCCAACTAGAAGAGAAAAAAATTGAAGGTCTTGAAACTAGTGATGCAACTGTTGCCAGCGAATGTGTGGATGATAGTAATGAATGCATAATCAAGGACAAGGAGCATGAAAAGTTTATAGATATACAAG ATATGCAACAAGAAGACAACAAAAGTGATGGTGGTGGAAATAGTGATACAAATGTTGCTAGCAATTGTGTGGGTGATAGTATCGAAGACGAAGTCGAGGACAAGCAACATGAAAACTCCAATGATAAAGATG ATATCCAACTAAAAGACAACAAAAGCGAAGGTGGTGGAACAAGTGATACAAATGTTGTTAGCGATTTTGTGGATGATAGTATTGAAGGTGAAGTCAAGGACAAAGAGCATGTAAACTCCGTAGATATACAAG ATATCCAACAAGAAGACAACAAAGACGACTGTAATGAAACAAGTGACATAAATGTAGCTAGAGATTTTGTGGATGATAGCATCGAAGGAAAAGTCGAGGATAAGGATTATGAAAACTCCAACGATATACAAG ATATCCAACAAGAAAACAATAAAAGCGAAGGACATGTAACTAGTGACGCAAATATTGTCAACGATTGTGTGGATGATGGTACTAAAGGTGAAATAGAGGACATGGATCATGAAAACTTTATAGATATACAAG ATATCCAATTAGAAGACAACAAAAGCGACGATGATGAAACTAGTGATACTAATGTTGCTAGCGATTGTGTGGATGATAACATCGAACGCGAAATCGAGGACAAGAAGCATGGAAACTCCGAAGATATACAAG ACATCCAACTAGAAGACAACAAAAGCGATGGTGGTGAAGCTACTGATGAAAATGTTGCTAGCGATTATGTAATTGGTAGTATTGAAGTTGAAGATATACAAG ATATTCAAGTAGAAGACAATAAAAGCGAAGGGCATGAAAGTAGTGGGGTAAATGTTTCTAGCGATTGTGTGGATGATATACTTGAAGGTGAAGTTGAGGATAAAGATCATGAATTCTTTTCTGATGTACAAG ATACACAAGTGGAAGAAGACAAAAATGAAGGCGATGATACTAAAGATGCATATATTGCTAGCTATCCTGTGGATAATAGTGTTAAAGTTGATGTTTTGGACACTGAACATGAGAACTCTGATGATATACAAG ATTTTTGCCCAAAAGCATTCAAGAAAACTTTGGAACAAAATGGTTATGATTTATATTGTCCTGATTGCAAGGATTATGCCATCGATACAATCATGTTTAGAAAAAGAGAAGATGAAGGCCAACAAACAACATGCTATTCCTTTCTACGTAAGATTTCATG TTCGTTGCATTTGGTGGTAGTTCACTACTTCACTAGACTTGTAAAGgcttaa